In the Synechococcus sp. Nb3U1 genome, one interval contains:
- a CDS encoding beta/gamma crystallin-related protein: MLRRPGAFGLSSILLLGSLLTVIRSEEPTLALEVLQRGITVTVPAGEGAITLYEDVNLLGRSLTLVRDSDFLGHQNFNDRASSLQVHSGQWQLCPDAYYGAGYVGRWGQGYIRIWPASGSPTIPSARCDGSAVGAVGAPCCPLAAAFNLSRNRSDP, encoded by the coding sequence ATGCTCAGGCGACCTGGCGCTTTCGGCCTCTCCTCTATCCTGTTGCTAGGCAGCCTTTTGACGGTAATCCGTTCCGAGGAACCTACCCTGGCCTTGGAAGTGTTGCAACGGGGCATCACCGTCACCGTCCCGGCGGGAGAAGGAGCGATCACCCTCTACGAGGATGTCAATCTGTTGGGGCGCTCTCTGACCTTGGTGCGAGATAGCGACTTCTTGGGCCATCAAAACTTTAACGACCGTGCCTCCAGCCTGCAAGTGCATTCTGGCCAATGGCAGCTTTGCCCCGATGCCTACTACGGGGCGGGCTATGTCGGCAGGTGGGGCCAGGGGTATATCCGAATCTGGCCAGCCTCGGGATCCCCAACGATACCCTCAGCTCGGTGCGATGGGTCAGCGGTGGGGGCAGTGGGGGCTCCGTGTTGCCCCCTAGCGGCGGCATTCAACCTCTCCCGCAACCGATCGGATCCCTGA
- the aroQ gene encoding type II 3-dehydroquinate dehydratase: protein MDPIVVADPTAIAPGLEVLSLLVLHGPNLNLLGVREVGIYGSLSLEQIDRALHQQAHSLKAKLELLQSNHEGVLIDAIHRAHQQHQGILINPGAYTHTSIALRDAIAGVGLPTVEVHLSNIHRREAFRQHSYIAAVAIGQISGFGAQSYLLGLQALVQHLRLQTS from the coding sequence ATGGATCCCATCGTCGTCGCTGATCCGACCGCCATTGCCCCCGGCCTGGAGGTTCTCAGCTTACTCGTGTTGCACGGCCCCAATCTGAACCTGCTGGGGGTACGTGAGGTTGGTATCTACGGATCCCTGTCTTTGGAGCAGATTGATCGGGCCCTGCACCAGCAGGCTCACTCCCTCAAAGCTAAGTTGGAGCTCCTGCAATCCAACCATGAAGGGGTGTTGATCGATGCCATTCACCGCGCCCACCAGCAGCACCAAGGCATTTTGATCAACCCCGGCGCCTATACCCATACCAGCATTGCCCTACGGGATGCGATTGCCGGAGTGGGCTTACCGACGGTGGAAGTACACCTGAGCAACATTCATCGCCGCGAAGCTTTCCGCCAGCACTCCTACATCGCCGCGGTAGCAATCGGGCAAATCAGTGGGTTCGGGGCACAAAGCTACCTGCTGGGGTTGCAAGCCCTGGTGCAGCACCTGCGACTGCAAACTTCTTAG
- a CDS encoding Era-like GTP-binding protein, giving the protein MITPLAQAETVLNHCWEHWQAVANRADLKPELRSLSELRKRLGSRLFSIAVFGLVNRGKSAVLNALTGETRLKVGPLNGVTQQPQSMLWRPESGIPWRVRLIDTPGLNEVEGEAREQLAWDVARSADLILFVIAADLTQLEYQALLELRTLHKPILLVLNKCDLYSAEDLEAIRAQISRPQLGLGLEILTVAACPKPVKVRTHWPDGRITTDWERPAPQMDALRGRILQILQTEAGSLLALNVLKRLDRLQAQILRKQWQHHAGFVDRWSKACSLAKGLGIGLAPLGLDLLLAPLLDGLWLLGLCLRLRLPWGTLRGALGSRQEGLWRPLVVNSALLLLAEGLGSWLWGGWGSGLFPGLVAGVSLYRLGDLAPQVLTQFATGGFGLAASLNALIGGDKLATKQSATALPVGSPL; this is encoded by the coding sequence ATGATCACTCCCCTAGCCCAAGCGGAAACTGTTTTGAATCACTGCTGGGAGCACTGGCAAGCGGTCGCCAACCGTGCTGATCTGAAGCCGGAGTTACGGTCTTTGTCGGAGTTACGCAAGCGGCTTGGATCGCGGCTGTTTTCCATTGCTGTGTTTGGTTTGGTGAATCGAGGTAAATCGGCAGTGTTGAATGCTCTGACCGGGGAAACACGATTGAAAGTAGGGCCTTTGAATGGAGTGACTCAACAGCCGCAATCGATGCTGTGGCGTCCAGAGTCAGGGATTCCGTGGCGGGTGAGGCTGATCGATACCCCTGGTTTGAACGAAGTAGAAGGGGAAGCCCGTGAGCAGTTGGCCTGGGATGTGGCCCGCTCGGCAGATCTGATCTTGTTTGTCATCGCCGCCGATTTGACCCAATTGGAGTATCAGGCGCTACTCGAGCTGCGCACCCTGCACAAGCCGATCCTACTGGTGTTGAACAAGTGCGACCTCTATTCCGCAGAGGATTTGGAAGCAATTCGCGCCCAGATCAGTCGTCCGCAGTTGGGCCTGGGGTTAGAGATTTTAACCGTAGCCGCCTGCCCCAAACCGGTTAAGGTGCGTACCCACTGGCCGGATGGCCGCATCACCACCGACTGGGAACGTCCTGCGCCCCAGATGGATGCTTTGCGGGGGCGAATTTTGCAGATTCTGCAAACAGAGGCGGGATCCCTGCTGGCTTTGAATGTGTTGAAGCGGCTGGATCGCCTTCAGGCCCAAATTCTCCGCAAACAATGGCAGCATCATGCCGGTTTTGTGGATCGGTGGAGCAAAGCCTGTAGCCTCGCCAAAGGGCTTGGGATCGGGTTGGCCCCCCTGGGGTTGGATCTGCTGCTGGCCCCGCTCCTGGATGGCCTGTGGCTGTTGGGCCTCTGTCTGCGACTGAGACTGCCCTGGGGAACGCTACGTGGGGCGCTAGGATCCCGTCAGGAGGGCTTGTGGCGACCGCTGGTGGTGAATAGTGCCCTGCTGCTGTTGGCGGAAGGGCTGGGATCTTGGCTGTGGGGAGGCTGGGGTAGTGGCCTCTTTCCAGGGCTGGTGGCGGGGGTCAGTTTGTATCGCCTCGGAGATCTGGCCCCGCAGGTACTAACCCAGTTCGCAACAGGAGGGTTTGGTTTGGCAGCAAGCCTCAATGCCCTGATTGGAGGAGACAAGCTGGCGACAAAGCAGTCTGCAACCGCCTTGCCAGTCGGTTCTCCTCTGTAA
- the glnT gene encoding type III glutamate--ammonia ligase: protein MTQLLSETARTQGIDYFLLSFTDLFGIQRAKLVPTSAIDAMADGQAGFAGFAAWLDLTPADPDVFAQPDRERLYQLPWQPELGWMPADLIQANGDPLEQTPRWVLKRVLAQAEAMGLRAKTGVECEFMLFSPEEWAVSDPRDQQAKPCYDQQSLMRRFSVIRDICDGMQKLGWNPYQNDHEDANGQFEMNWLFDDALVTADRHAFFKYMVKSIAEQQGYRATFMPKPFPHLTGNGCHTHISLWDPSGTTNLFTDATGELGLSKLAYHFIAGVLHHAPALCALTNPTVNSYRRLNAPVTLSGATWSPSTISYSGNNRTHTIRIPDGGRFELRLADASANPYLLTAGLIAAGLDGIQQQRDPGPRSDNNTYTAPTANAPILPGSLHEALDNLAQSSVLRTALGDPFVNAYLKLKRQQWQEFSHQITPWERETTLDC, encoded by the coding sequence ATGACACAGCTACTTTCTGAGACCGCCCGCACCCAGGGCATCGACTATTTTCTGCTCTCCTTTACGGATCTATTCGGGATCCAGCGGGCCAAGCTGGTGCCTACCTCAGCGATCGACGCGATGGCGGATGGTCAGGCGGGGTTTGCCGGGTTTGCTGCCTGGCTGGATCTCACCCCGGCTGACCCGGATGTGTTTGCTCAACCGGATCGAGAGCGACTCTACCAACTGCCCTGGCAGCCTGAGCTGGGCTGGATGCCTGCTGATCTGATCCAGGCGAACGGGGATCCCCTCGAGCAAACGCCCCGCTGGGTTTTGAAAAGGGTGCTCGCTCAGGCGGAGGCCATGGGCTTGCGGGCGAAGACGGGGGTGGAGTGCGAGTTCATGCTCTTCTCCCCCGAAGAGTGGGCGGTTTCCGATCCGCGAGATCAGCAGGCTAAGCCCTGTTATGACCAACAGAGCCTGATGCGCCGCTTCTCGGTGATTCGAGACATTTGCGATGGCATGCAAAAGCTGGGCTGGAATCCTTATCAAAACGACCACGAAGATGCCAATGGTCAGTTTGAGATGAACTGGCTATTTGATGATGCCCTCGTTACCGCCGATCGCCATGCTTTTTTTAAGTACATGGTGAAAAGCATTGCCGAGCAGCAGGGCTACCGCGCCACCTTTATGCCCAAGCCCTTCCCCCATCTGACGGGCAACGGCTGCCATACCCACATTTCCCTCTGGGATCCCTCGGGGACAACCAATCTGTTTACCGATGCGACTGGAGAGTTGGGCCTGTCTAAGCTGGCCTATCACTTCATAGCGGGGGTGCTGCACCATGCCCCGGCACTGTGTGCCCTAACCAACCCAACGGTGAATTCCTATCGCCGCCTCAATGCACCCGTTACCCTCTCGGGTGCCACCTGGTCTCCCAGTACCATCAGCTACAGCGGCAACAATCGCACCCATACGATTCGTATTCCGGATGGGGGGCGGTTTGAGCTGCGTTTAGCGGATGCCTCGGCTAACCCCTATCTGCTGACAGCGGGCCTGATTGCAGCGGGCCTGGACGGGATCCAACAGCAGCGGGATCCTGGGCCTCGGTCTGATAACAACACGTACACTGCTCCGACTGCTAATGCCCCGATTCTACCAGGCTCTCTGCATGAGGCGCTGGATAACTTGGCTCAAAGTTCCGTCTTGAGAACAGCTTTAGGGGATCCGTTTGTGAATGCCTATTTGAAGCTGAAGCGGCAGCAGTGGCAGGAGTTTAGCCACCAGATCACCCCTTGGGAGCGAGAGACTACTTTAGATTGTTGA
- a CDS encoding DUF7219 family protein, with the protein MNRFPSQAPLEQFEKKLQYFAHRISIITALETGGKLSPGQAFDMMESLWVNLESTGDEAFLAISYDYEGGES; encoded by the coding sequence ATGAACCGCTTTCCCTCTCAAGCTCCCCTAGAGCAGTTTGAAAAGAAGCTACAGTATTTTGCCCATCGAATCTCGATCATCACGGCTCTAGAAACCGGGGGCAAGTTATCTCCTGGCCAAGCCTTTGACATGATGGAATCCCTTTGGGTAAATCTAGAATCAACGGGTGATGAAGCGTTTTTAGCCATCAGTTATGACTATGAAGGGGGTGAGAGCTGA
- a CDS encoding beta/gamma crystallin-related protein, with protein sequence MRWVSGGGSGGSVLPPSGGIQPLPQPIGSLILYENANYQGRSLGVSDSLRDLNTQGFNDLTTSLQINSGVWDLCEDVNWQGYCRRLGPGRYPDVRLVGINNDTISSVRLVSVDGSGGSGGTILLPPSVVYPPYVPSVPPPRDNYGRDSSGCLDGYYRQGAYCVRY encoded by the coding sequence GTGCGATGGGTCAGCGGTGGGGGCAGTGGGGGCTCCGTGTTGCCCCCTAGCGGCGGCATTCAACCTCTCCCGCAACCGATCGGATCCCTGATCCTCTACGAAAACGCCAACTACCAGGGCCGTTCTTTGGGGGTATCCGACAGCCTGCGCGACCTCAACACTCAAGGGTTTAACGACCTCACCACCAGCTTGCAAATCAACAGCGGGGTTTGGGATCTCTGTGAAGATGTCAACTGGCAGGGTTACTGTCGCCGCTTGGGGCCAGGACGCTATCCAGATGTCCGGTTGGTGGGCATCAACAATGACACCATCAGCTCCGTCCGCTTGGTTTCCGTCGATGGCTCCGGTGGATCGGGGGGAACCATTCTGCTGCCGCCCTCGGTCGTCTATCCACCCTATGTGCCCTCTGTGCCACCCCCTCGAGACAACTATGGCCGCGACAGCAGCGGTTGCTTGGATGGCTACTATCGCCAAGGGGCCTATTGCGTGCGGTACTGA
- the mgtE gene encoding magnesium transporter, with protein MQSKANVLNDLLQPFALEAAKQEANRIAAVELVQLLLELPHHKRILAFRLLEKDKAIAVFEYLRPEQQADLIRSMESPEALGLIESLKPDDRVRLFDELPAKVTKRLMANLSPQARESINLLLGYPPRSVGHIMNVRYLAVRDTVTNREALELVRQSNLSDNELAIVFVVDSQRFYRGFVRTIRLLKADPDLPITSLTEGQRISIAATERDLMAAKLLKDHDLPAVAVVDKEGRLIGDITFDDVIDLVEEEATDAAFAKAGVGNLLSRDKVWSENLVKGSMWYSVRLRILFLIVTLIGGMIVGTVITTYEEVLEAVAVAAVFIPVVMDMGGNTGTQSTTIFARGLAWQHVNTNRIIPYILREARIGATMGAVLGVAAGVIAYFWQGLPNDVPQLGLAVGLALFFVVTLGAVLGAILPWALLKMGFDHGPGADPFITTIKDFTGLWFYFVMVSWLLGIQVE; from the coding sequence ATGCAAAGCAAAGCCAACGTACTCAACGATCTCCTGCAACCCTTTGCTCTAGAAGCCGCCAAGCAAGAGGCCAATCGCATTGCGGCGGTGGAGCTGGTGCAGCTGTTGCTGGAACTACCCCACCACAAGCGGATCCTGGCCTTTCGGTTGTTGGAAAAAGACAAAGCAATAGCGGTGTTTGAGTACCTGCGACCGGAGCAGCAAGCGGATCTGATTCGCTCCATGGAAAGCCCAGAGGCCCTGGGATTAATCGAATCCCTTAAGCCAGATGACCGGGTGCGCCTGTTCGACGAGCTACCCGCCAAGGTGACCAAGCGATTGATGGCCAACCTTAGCCCCCAGGCGCGGGAGAGCATCAACCTGTTGTTAGGCTATCCTCCCCGCAGTGTCGGGCACATTATGAACGTCCGCTACCTAGCGGTGCGGGATACCGTTACCAATCGAGAAGCCCTAGAGCTGGTGCGGCAATCAAATCTTTCGGATAACGAGCTGGCCATTGTCTTCGTAGTCGATAGCCAGCGGTTTTACCGGGGGTTTGTGCGTACCATTCGCCTACTCAAAGCGGATCCTGATCTGCCCATTACCTCTCTAACCGAGGGGCAGCGCATCAGCATTGCTGCTACCGAACGGGATCTGATGGCGGCCAAGCTGCTCAAAGATCACGATCTACCAGCGGTGGCAGTGGTGGACAAAGAAGGCCGTCTGATCGGCGACATCACCTTCGACGATGTGATCGATCTGGTAGAAGAAGAGGCCACCGATGCTGCCTTTGCCAAAGCCGGGGTGGGCAACCTCCTCAGCCGAGACAAAGTCTGGAGCGAGAACCTAGTCAAAGGATCCATGTGGTACAGCGTCCGCCTGCGGATTCTGTTTTTGATCGTCACCCTCATCGGCGGAATGATCGTCGGGACGGTGATCACCACCTATGAGGAGGTTTTAGAAGCGGTGGCGGTGGCGGCCGTCTTCATCCCAGTGGTAATGGATATGGGGGGCAACACAGGGACTCAATCCACCACCATCTTTGCCCGGGGTTTGGCGTGGCAACACGTCAACACCAACCGGATCATCCCCTACATCCTGCGAGAAGCCCGGATTGGCGCCACCATGGGGGCTGTTTTGGGAGTTGCAGCTGGGGTGATCGCTTACTTTTGGCAAGGGTTGCCTAATGATGTCCCGCAATTGGGCTTGGCAGTAGGGCTGGCTTTGTTCTTTGTGGTCACCTTGGGGGCCGTCTTGGGGGCCATCCTACCTTGGGCTCTGTTAAAAATGGGCTTCGATCATGGGCCTGGAGCAGATCCATTCATCACCACCATCAAAGATTTCACCGGCTTGTGGTTTTACTTTGTCATGGTGTCGTGGTTGCTCGGCATTCAGGTTGAGTAG
- a CDS encoding heavy metal translocating P-type ATPase, whose amino-acid sequence MKDSTMPIIDIDAVATLRDPVEQAITTAGSLSLDVGGMSCAGCVRAVEQELLKQPGVVKASVNLITESALVEFAAGIRPDPEHLAEILTEAGFPSHPRLPIDKTEPSAEIGIPADPVTQQRQQTQQQIRQVLTAAFLLVISGAGHLNLFTRVGLPILNDVWLHWGLATLTFVGPARGIIWDGWKGARRLAPNMNTLVALGSGSAYAASLVGLLAPQVGWECFFDEPVMLLSFILLGRALEQHSRMRAASSLQALVNLRPSLARQVTRQTKDAPGAGAQGGEAELSPSGLTEGDLDLGSQAEEWCPIEQVRVGDYLQVRAGEQIPVDGEVIAGQATVNEAMLTGEPLPVLKQPGDAVVAGTLNQSGVLVCRATRTGKETTLAQIINLVEEAQARKAPIQGIADTVAGYFTYGVVTLALLTFGFWYWIGIPLWGSEWLMGQSLHLGTHLLASDHVPHPTPLLNSLKLAIAVLVVACPCALGLATPTAILVGTGLGAERGLLIRGGDVLEKVHHLQTLVFDKTGTLTQGDPRLTDCLSLDASLNPTRLLQLAATVEAGTRHPLAEAILRAARAQGLPLLSATAFQTEPGLGVAAQVEGQRVILRSLHGLADLGIPISPEAQAQIDALVGAGKTVVGVVVQGAPGSGPQGSLMGLIAAQDQLRPDARATLQQLQKMGLQVMLLTGDRAEVAEQMIQSLNLPGIRVIANVHPAAKAEVIRELQAQGIRVGMVGDGINDAPALAQADMGISLHSATDVAIETADIILMRNRLWDVVEAIRLSSATFRKIRQNLVWAFGYNLLGIPVAAGVLLPKFGIVLSPAMAGGLMAFSSVSVVLNSLLLRRTFSESKPNLEPEVH is encoded by the coding sequence ATGAAAGACAGCACAATGCCCATCATTGATATTGATGCAGTGGCCACGCTGAGGGATCCGGTTGAGCAGGCTATCACCACAGCGGGATCCCTTTCGTTGGATGTGGGGGGTATGAGTTGCGCCGGGTGTGTCCGGGCTGTGGAGCAGGAGCTGTTGAAACAGCCAGGGGTGGTCAAGGCCAGCGTTAACTTAATTACCGAGTCAGCCTTGGTAGAGTTTGCGGCAGGGATCAGGCCCGACCCAGAGCATTTGGCAGAAATCTTGACAGAAGCCGGGTTTCCAAGTCACCCCCGTCTGCCCATAGACAAGACCGAACCTAGTGCCGAGATCGGGATCCCTGCCGATCCGGTGACCCAACAACGACAACAGACCCAACAGCAAATTCGCCAAGTGTTGACGGCTGCCTTTTTGCTGGTGATCTCTGGGGCAGGACATCTCAACCTGTTTACTCGTGTGGGTTTGCCGATTCTGAACGATGTCTGGTTGCACTGGGGATTGGCCACCCTCACATTTGTCGGCCCGGCGCGAGGCATTATCTGGGATGGCTGGAAAGGAGCGCGACGACTGGCTCCCAACATGAACACCTTGGTGGCTCTGGGATCCGGCTCGGCCTATGCCGCCAGTTTGGTGGGGCTTTTGGCGCCGCAGGTGGGCTGGGAATGCTTTTTCGATGAGCCCGTGATGCTGCTCAGTTTTATCTTGCTGGGGCGAGCCCTGGAACAACACAGCCGTATGCGGGCTGCCAGCAGTCTGCAAGCGCTGGTGAACTTGCGCCCGAGTTTGGCTCGACAAGTTACTCGACAAACCAAGGATGCGCCAGGCGCCGGCGCGCAGGGAGGCGAAGCTGAACTTTCTCCTTCCGGCTTGACAGAAGGTGACCTAGACCTTGGGTCACAAGCTGAGGAATGGTGCCCGATCGAGCAAGTGCGGGTGGGGGATTATCTACAGGTACGGGCCGGAGAGCAGATCCCGGTAGATGGCGAGGTGATTGCAGGACAGGCGACAGTCAATGAAGCGATGTTGACCGGGGAACCGTTGCCGGTGCTGAAGCAGCCGGGGGATGCCGTTGTGGCCGGAACCTTGAACCAGTCGGGGGTGCTGGTCTGTCGGGCCACCCGCACCGGAAAAGAGACTACCCTGGCTCAAATCATCAACCTGGTGGAAGAAGCCCAAGCTCGCAAAGCCCCGATTCAAGGGATTGCCGATACTGTGGCGGGCTATTTTACCTACGGGGTGGTGACGCTGGCCCTGCTCACCTTCGGGTTTTGGTATTGGATCGGGATCCCCCTTTGGGGTAGCGAGTGGCTGATGGGGCAGAGTCTGCATCTGGGTACACACCTGCTGGCCAGTGACCATGTTCCTCACCCTACTCCCTTGCTCAATAGCCTCAAGTTGGCGATCGCGGTTTTGGTGGTGGCCTGTCCCTGTGCGTTGGGGTTGGCCACCCCGACGGCCATTTTGGTGGGTACGGGCCTGGGGGCAGAACGGGGCCTGTTGATCCGAGGGGGAGATGTCTTGGAAAAGGTCCATCACCTGCAAACGTTGGTGTTCGACAAAACCGGCACCCTCACCCAAGGGGATCCCCGCCTGACGGATTGCTTGAGTCTGGATGCCTCCCTAAACCCGACCCGATTGCTACAACTGGCCGCCACCGTAGAAGCTGGAACCCGCCATCCTTTGGCAGAAGCCATTTTACGGGCAGCCCGCGCTCAGGGGTTGCCGCTGCTTTCCGCCACAGCATTTCAAACGGAGCCGGGGTTGGGGGTTGCCGCTCAGGTGGAGGGGCAACGGGTGATCTTGAGATCCCTGCACGGGTTAGCGGATCTGGGGATCCCGATTTCTCCAGAGGCTCAAGCCCAGATCGATGCTCTAGTGGGGGCAGGAAAGACCGTGGTGGGAGTGGTGGTGCAGGGTGCGCCAGGCTCCGGCCCACAGGGATCCCTGATGGGGCTAATCGCCGCCCAAGATCAACTGCGTCCCGATGCTCGGGCCACGCTGCAACAACTGCAAAAGATGGGCTTGCAGGTGATGCTCCTCACCGGCGACCGAGCTGAAGTGGCCGAACAGATGATTCAGTCTTTGAACTTGCCAGGGATCCGAGTGATTGCCAATGTGCATCCGGCTGCCAAGGCAGAAGTGATCCGAGAGTTACAAGCCCAAGGAATCAGGGTGGGCATGGTGGGAGATGGCATTAACGATGCTCCCGCCCTAGCGCAGGCGGATATGGGTATTTCTCTGCATTCGGCTACGGATGTGGCGATTGAAACTGCCGATATCATCCTGATGCGCAACCGCCTTTGGGATGTGGTGGAAGCGATTCGGCTGAGTTCGGCCACCTTCCGCAAAATTCGCCAGAACCTAGTGTGGGCCTTTGGCTACAACCTGTTGGGGATCCCTGTGGCGGCGGGTGTGCTCTTGCCCAAGTTCGGCATTGTACTCAGCCCGGCCATGGCAGGTGGGTTGATGGCCTTTAGTTCCGTCAGTGTTGTTTTGAACTCGTTGTTGTTGCGCCGTACTTTTTCAGAAAGCAAGCCCAATCTTGAACCGGAGGTTCATTAA
- a CDS encoding acetate--CoA ligase family protein, with the protein MALHEAANTPRINAREFDAFDIFNLKHYLGPNPYLNTAALTFDFTLTYSLKPLPIESYLAQVCQHLPQLQGESYLSYAHLFAHLVAEVNRLQMGLHLYRWSFRLFPEYVRIAVQTLHGRTTRAAVYLAWDWLEAITQEQLFDFEGELRRLQQLFRESVYGGPTVYALLRAAHERGIPTYYLWDEGVMQYGYGRKQVRGVATTFHSDSNLDSAFTTRKDDCKAFLAAQGFPVPPGEVVTSLAEALEQAAGIGYPVVLKPVVGHKGIGVTAHIRTPEELQFAYDKAVDAIPYEQPIQLILEKHLQGSDFRLLCVGGRFVAATERRPASVTGDGQSTIGQLIHQANQDPARWDTPTSPLGPIQWDDAMEHFLAEQGLTVESVLEPGRTVYLRKVSNLSAGGVSRDVTASVHPDNIVLAQTIAQQFSLVCLGIDVIATSLERSWTEGSLGIIEINAAPGVLMHQKPAIGDGVDVPGAILNHLFPAKATARIPILTFNRLALGEVQALVEHILAAHPQWCVGSLCREGVLLNRTVRPRQGSHFRQVKTLLRHPHLDLLLVEIDEDVLEHEGLAYEGSDLVVLRDPSEKEQQMLKRDLNPGGTLILQQGSTVTLTVAGQVERFDLIGAEPLQGILLRAVSQLLQTWRG; encoded by the coding sequence ATGGCTTTGCACGAGGCGGCTAATACGCCCCGGATTAATGCGCGTGAGTTCGATGCTTTCGATATTTTCAACCTCAAGCACTACCTCGGCCCCAACCCCTACCTAAATACCGCTGCCCTCACCTTCGACTTCACCCTCACCTACTCCCTCAAGCCGTTACCCATCGAGAGCTATCTAGCCCAGGTGTGTCAGCATCTACCGCAGCTACAGGGAGAAAGCTACCTGTCCTATGCCCACTTGTTTGCCCACCTAGTGGCGGAGGTGAACCGGTTGCAAATGGGCTTACACCTCTACCGTTGGAGCTTCCGCCTCTTTCCGGAGTATGTGCGCATTGCCGTTCAAACCTTGCATGGCCGCACCACCCGTGCCGCTGTGTACCTGGCCTGGGATTGGTTAGAGGCAATCACTCAAGAGCAGTTGTTTGATTTTGAAGGCGAGCTGCGTCGTCTACAGCAATTGTTTCGGGAGTCGGTGTATGGGGGGCCGACAGTGTACGCCCTGTTGCGAGCTGCCCACGAACGCGGCATCCCCACCTATTACCTGTGGGATGAGGGGGTGATGCAATACGGCTATGGACGCAAGCAAGTGCGCGGGGTTGCCACCACCTTTCACAGCGACAGCAACCTCGACTCCGCCTTCACCACCCGTAAAGACGATTGCAAAGCCTTTTTGGCAGCTCAAGGGTTTCCAGTACCGCCAGGGGAGGTAGTCACCTCCTTGGCAGAAGCCCTAGAGCAGGCTGCAGGGATTGGTTACCCAGTTGTACTCAAGCCGGTGGTCGGCCATAAGGGCATTGGGGTCACCGCCCACATTCGCACCCCGGAGGAGTTGCAGTTTGCCTATGACAAAGCTGTAGATGCTATTCCTTACGAACAGCCGATTCAGTTGATTTTAGAAAAACATTTGCAGGGCAGCGACTTTCGTCTATTGTGTGTGGGTGGGCGTTTTGTAGCGGCTACAGAACGGCGTCCAGCTTCGGTGACAGGAGATGGCCAGAGCACCATCGGTCAGCTGATCCACCAAGCCAATCAGGATCCCGCCCGTTGGGATACCCCCACTTCCCCCTTGGGGCCAATCCAGTGGGATGACGCCATGGAGCATTTTTTGGCGGAGCAGGGCCTGACGGTGGAAAGTGTGCTTGAGCCGGGGCGGACGGTTTATCTGCGCAAGGTGTCTAATCTTTCGGCGGGGGGGGTGAGCCGGGATGTTACCGCCAGCGTTCATCCCGATAATATTGTCTTGGCCCAAACCATTGCCCAACAGTTTTCGCTGGTGTGTCTGGGCATTGATGTGATTGCCACCAGCCTGGAACGCTCCTGGACTGAGGGATCCCTGGGCATCATCGAGATCAACGCAGCGCCGGGGGTGCTGATGCACCAGAAACCTGCTATCGGGGATGGGGTAGATGTGCCAGGGGCGATCCTCAACCATCTATTTCCGGCCAAGGCAACCGCCCGTATTCCGATTTTGACCTTCAATCGTTTGGCTCTAGGAGAGGTGCAGGCCTTGGTGGAGCACATTTTGGCTGCCCATCCCCAGTGGTGTGTGGGATCCCTCTGTCGCGAAGGAGTCTTGCTCAACCGGACTGTGAGACCGCGACAAGGCAGCCATTTCCGCCAGGTGAAAACCCTGTTGCGCCATCCTCACCTAGATCTACTTCTGGTGGAAATCGACGAAGATGTTCTGGAGCACGAGGGCTTGGCCTATGAGGGCAGTGATCTGGTGGTGTTGCGGGATCCCTCTGAAAAAGAGCAGCAGATGCTCAAGCGGGATCTCAACCCCGGTGGCACCTTGATCCTGCAACAGGGATCCACCGTAACCCTGACAGTGGCGGGCCAAGTGGAACGGTTTGATCTGATCGGGGCAGAACCGTTGCAGGGGATCCTGTTGCGTGCGGTGAGCCAGCTGCTCCAGACGTGGCGTGGGTAG